The Solanum pennellii chromosome 11, SPENNV200 genome contains a region encoding:
- the LOC107003881 gene encoding uncharacterized protein LOC107003881 codes for MEELYSLIDLNLEVSRGSSHNVPVEGRPASGCISPLAYGVVDTENDCSWTWFFEQFKHAFGERKDMCVVSDRNKSIMKSVRIVFPNVPHYACIWHLWKNVCGNFKRSRKAISDLFYSMSKAYRKEDFDKLMAKVDRIDHRIKEYLEDAGYEKWSRVHETVNRGRMMTPNIAECINGCLVEARQLTILEFLEEVRILFGSWHCKNIEVASYTKDTLGRKFEELLITNAAKSSKMEVVPSSEFIFSVYENGRRYIVCLERKVCSCGRFQLDEIPCSHAIAVLKKKNVTDMNPYCSDYYKLDALAKTYEIPMVPMPDKEDWSDPNNVVAETVYPPRYRRSSGRPRKRRRKNADEKISVNTNCCGQCGQEGHNRRTCTFYPKEK; via the exons atggaaGAGTTATACTCACTGATAGATTTAAATCTTGAAGTCTCAAGGGGATCCAGTCATAACGTGCCTGTGGAAGGACGACCAGCTTCAG GTTGCATATCTCCATTGGCATATGGTGTCGTTGACACCGAAAATGATTGTTCGTGGACATGGTTTTTCGAACAATTCAAACATGCATTTGGCGAGAGAAAAGATATGTGTGTTGTTTCAGATAGAAATAAGAGTATCATGAAGAGTGTGAGGATTGTGTTCCCAAATGTACCTCATTATGCATGCATCTGGCATCTTTGGAAGAATGTATGTGGAAACTTCAAAAGGAGCAGAAAGGCCATAAGTGATCTATTCTACTCTATGTCCAAGGCATATAGAAAGGAAGATTTTGATAAGTTGATGGCTAAGGTTGATAGAATTGATCACAGGATTAAGGAGTACCTTGAAGATGCAGGTTACGAAAAGTGGTCAAGAGTTCATGAAACAGTAAACAGAGGTAGAATGATGACTCCAAACATTGCAGAATGTATCAATGGTTGTCTTGTTGAAGCACGCCAATTAACTATATTAGAATTCTTGGAAGAAGTTAGAATTCTTTTTGGTTCTTGGCATTGCAAAAACATAGAAGTAGCCTCATACACAAAGGACACATTAGGGAGAAAATTTGAGGAATTGTTGATTACAAACGCGGCTAAAAGTTCAAAAATGGAG GTTGTTCCATCATCTGAATTTATTTTCTCAGTTTATGAAAATGGAAGAAGATATATTGTTTGTCTTGAGCGGAAAGTATGTTCTTGTGGTAGATTTCAACTAGATGAGATACCTTGTTCACATGCAATCGCtgtattgaaaaaaaagaatgtcacaGATATGAATCCGTATTGCTCTGATTACTACAAGCTTGATGCATTGgcaaaaacatatgaaattcCAATGGTACCAATGCCAGATAAGGAGGATTGGTCAGATCCTAATAATGTGGTAGCTGAAACTGTGTATCCACCTAGATACAGAAGATCATCTGGACgaccaagaaaaagaagaagaaagaatgcAGATGAAAAGATTTCGGTGAACACAAACTGTTGTGGACAATGTGGACAAGAAGGACACAACagaagaacttgtactttctACCCAAAAGAGAAGTGA